One window from the genome of Xenorhabdus bovienii SS-2004 encodes:
- the atpB gene encoding F0F1 ATP synthase subunit A, with amino-acid sequence MSASGEVLTSQEYISHHLKHLQLDLRTFELVNPHASGYETTFWTLNIDSLFFSVILGILFLFVFRRVAVRATDGVPGKLQTAVEMVFGFVDNTVRDMYHGKSKVIAPLALTVFVWVLLMNALDLLPIDLIPLIGERYFGLPALRIVPTADVSVTLSMALGVFVLILFYSIKMKGIRGFAKELTLQPFNHPLFIPINLILEGVSLLSKPISLALRLFGNMYAGELIFILITALLPFWSQWLLSLPWAIFHILIITLQAFIFMVLTVVYLSMASEEH; translated from the coding sequence ATGTCTGCATCAGGAGAAGTTTTAACTTCGCAGGAGTACATAAGTCATCACCTGAAGCACCTTCAGTTAGACTTGCGTACCTTTGAGTTGGTCAATCCCCACGCTAGTGGTTATGAGACGACGTTCTGGACGTTGAACATTGACTCGCTTTTTTTCTCCGTCATATTAGGAATATTGTTTCTGTTTGTATTCCGGAGAGTTGCGGTTCGCGCTACCGATGGCGTACCGGGTAAGCTCCAGACTGCGGTAGAAATGGTTTTCGGTTTCGTTGATAACACTGTTCGTGATATGTATCACGGTAAGAGCAAAGTGATAGCTCCCCTGGCTTTGACTGTGTTCGTCTGGGTGTTATTAATGAACGCATTGGACTTGCTGCCAATCGATTTAATTCCTTTGATCGGTGAACGCTATTTCGGCCTGCCTGCTCTGCGTATTGTTCCAACAGCAGATGTCAGTGTCACTCTGTCGATGGCGCTCGGTGTCTTTGTTCTCATCCTGTTCTATAGCATTAAGATGAAAGGAATTCGTGGTTTTGCGAAGGAGCTGACATTACAGCCTTTCAATCACCCACTGTTTATTCCAATTAACTTAATTCTGGAAGGGGTCAGCTTACTATCTAAACCTATATCACTCGCTCTGCGACTGTTTGGTAATATGTATGCTGGCGAATTGATCTTTATTCTTATTACGGCTCTTTTACCGTTTTGGTCACAGTGGTTACTCAGCCTGCCATGGGCGATTTTCCACATACTGATTATCACGTTACAAGCCTTTATCTTCATGGTTCTGACGGTTGTTTATCTATCGATGGCATCTGAAGAACATTAA
- the atpG gene encoding F0F1 ATP synthase subunit gamma, translating to MAGAKEIRTKIASVQNTQKITKAMEMVAASKMRKTQDRMAASRPYAETIRSVIGHLALGNLEYRHPYLDEREVKRVGYLVVSTDRGLCGGLNINLFKKLLIEMKDWSDKGVQVDLALVGSKAVSFFSSVGGNIVAQVTGMGDNPSLSELIGPVNVMMQAYDAGRLDKLYIVTNRFINTMSQVPTITQLLPLPAGDDETLKKKSWDYLYEPDPKALLDTLLRRYIESQVYQGVVENLASEQAARMVAMKAATDNGGNLIKELQLVYNKARQASITQELTEIVSGASAV from the coding sequence ATGGCCGGCGCAAAAGAGATACGTACCAAAATCGCCAGTGTGCAGAACACGCAAAAAATCACTAAAGCGATGGAGATGGTCGCCGCGTCCAAAATGCGTAAAACGCAGGATCGCATGGCGGCCAGTCGTCCTTATGCAGAAACCATTCGCAGTGTGATTGGACACCTTGCGTTAGGTAATCTGGAATACAGACATCCATACCTTGACGAGCGCGAAGTTAAGCGTGTTGGGTACTTGGTTGTTTCGACAGATCGTGGTTTATGTGGCGGTTTGAACATTAACTTGTTCAAAAAATTGCTGATAGAAATGAAAGACTGGTCTGATAAAGGCGTTCAAGTTGATTTAGCACTTGTTGGGTCGAAAGCGGTTTCTTTCTTTTCTTCTGTTGGAGGCAACATTGTTGCCCAAGTAACAGGGATGGGAGATAACCCATCATTGTCCGAGCTGATCGGGCCAGTCAACGTCATGATGCAAGCATATGACGCAGGGCGTCTGGATAAATTGTATATAGTGACAAACCGGTTCATCAATACAATGTCTCAGGTTCCGACAATTACTCAGTTATTGCCTCTGCCAGCCGGAGACGATGAAACATTGAAGAAGAAGTCCTGGGATTATCTGTATGAACCTGATCCTAAGGCGTTGTTGGATACCCTGCTGCGCCGCTATATAGAATCACAAGTTTATCAGGGCGTCGTTGAAAACCTGGCTAGTGAACAGGCCGCACGAATGGTAGCGATGAAAGCCGCGACCGATAACGGTGGCAACCTGATCAAAGAGTTGCAGTTGGTTTACAACAAGGCTCGTCAGGCCAGCATCACTCAGGAACTCACCGAAATCGTTTCGGGTGCTTCTGCGGTTTAA
- a CDS encoding F0F1 ATP synthase subunit epsilon, with the protein MAAMTFFLNVVSAEKRLFEGLVQKIQVTGSEGELGIYPQHTPLLTAIKPGMIRIVKQFGEEEFIYLSGGVLEVQPNGVIVLADTAIRGKDLDEAKALEAKREAEEHVRNSHGDVDYAQASAELSKAIAKLRVIELTKQRM; encoded by the coding sequence ATGGCTGCAATGACGTTCTTCCTGAACGTAGTCAGCGCTGAAAAACGATTGTTTGAAGGGCTGGTACAAAAAATTCAGGTGACTGGCAGTGAAGGTGAGCTGGGTATTTATCCTCAGCACACACCACTGCTTACTGCCATAAAACCGGGCATGATACGTATTGTTAAGCAGTTTGGTGAAGAAGAATTTATCTACCTGTCCGGTGGAGTTCTTGAAGTTCAGCCAAACGGCGTTATCGTACTGGCCGATACAGCGATCCGTGGTAAGGATTTGGACGAAGCCAAGGCGCTTGAAGCGAAGCGTGAGGCTGAAGAACACGTCCGTAATTCTCACGGCGATGTTGATTATGCTCAGGCATCTGCTGAATTGTCGAAAGCGATTGCAAAACTTCGTGTAATCGAACTGACAAAACAACGGATGTAA
- the atpI gene encoding F0F1 ATP synthase subunit I, whose protein sequence is MSVSLYSGRIALKLLLLQLMTFIILSVAFCTRSIEWGASAFAGGLACWLPNAIFMLLTRFQKAKEEDVPVRIAWFFAIGEVAKVVITIAVLIVALGVFKAAFAPLGVAYLAVLIVQIIAPAVMNG, encoded by the coding sequence ATGTCTGTATCCCTTTACAGCGGTAGAATTGCACTGAAACTGTTACTTTTGCAGTTAATGACTTTTATTATTCTCAGTGTGGCTTTTTGTACCAGAAGTATCGAATGGGGCGCTTCTGCTTTTGCCGGTGGGCTGGCGTGCTGGCTGCCAAATGCCATTTTTATGCTGCTAACTCGCTTCCAAAAAGCAAAAGAAGAAGATGTACCAGTACGCATTGCATGGTTCTTCGCTATTGGCGAAGTGGCTAAAGTTGTCATTACGATAGCTGTGCTGATAGTTGCCTTGGGAGTGTTTAAGGCGGCATTTGCACCACTTGGTGTAGCCTATTTAGCGGTGCTGATTGTGCAGATCATCGCACCTGCCGTAATGAACGGTTAG
- the glmU gene encoding bifunctional UDP-N-acetylglucosamine diphosphorylase/glucosamine-1-phosphate N-acetyltransferase GlmU, with translation MSISANSAKSVVILAAGKGTRMYSALPKVLHSLAGKPMVQHVIDTAMALGTQNVHLVYGHGGDLMKQTLSNQNLNWVLQAEQLGTGHAMQQAAPYFADDEDILMLYGDVPLIAQDTLERLVEIKPEGGIGLLTAILNNPAGYGRIIRENGEVAGIIEQKDATDEQRKINEINTGILVANGGDLKRWLSQLDNNNAQGEYYITDIIALAHKEGRQIKAVHPSRLSEMEGVNNRLQLSALERIYQSEQAEKLLLAGVMLLDPARFDLRGTLEHGRDVVIDTNVIIEGHVALGNNVHIGSGCILKNCAIGDGTVISPYTVIEDSEIAAECTVGPFARLRPGSKLAEKAHVGNFVEMKKTSLGKGSKAGHLTYLGDSEIGNNVNIGAGTITCNYDGANKFKTIIGDDVFVGSDTQLVAPVTVAKGVTIGAGTTVTKDVAENELVISRVKQTHIQGWQRPVKKK, from the coding sequence ATGTCTATTAGTGCAAATAGCGCAAAAAGTGTTGTGATCCTTGCCGCTGGCAAAGGCACGCGCATGTATTCTGCTCTCCCCAAGGTTCTGCACTCGCTGGCCGGTAAACCGATGGTTCAGCATGTTATTGACACCGCAATGGCGTTGGGTACCCAAAATGTTCATCTGGTCTATGGGCATGGTGGTGATCTGATGAAGCAGACTCTCTCCAATCAAAACCTTAATTGGGTACTACAGGCGGAACAGCTTGGAACTGGTCATGCAATGCAGCAGGCAGCGCCATATTTTGCAGATGATGAAGACATTCTGATGCTCTATGGTGATGTTCCTTTGATCGCTCAAGACACATTAGAGCGTCTGGTGGAAATCAAACCTGAAGGCGGTATTGGCTTATTGACTGCTATTTTGAATAATCCTGCCGGATATGGCCGTATCATTCGTGAAAATGGCGAAGTGGCCGGGATTATCGAACAGAAAGATGCAACTGACGAGCAGCGTAAAATCAACGAAATCAACACGGGTATTTTGGTGGCAAATGGCGGTGATTTGAAACGTTGGTTATCCCAGCTGGATAACAACAATGCTCAGGGTGAATACTACATTACCGATATTATTGCTCTGGCCCACAAAGAAGGGCGTCAAATCAAAGCCGTTCACCCGAGCCGTTTAAGTGAGATGGAAGGGGTTAACAATCGCCTTCAGCTTTCCGCACTGGAACGTATTTACCAATCAGAGCAAGCAGAAAAATTATTGCTGGCAGGTGTAATGCTACTGGATCCTGCACGGTTCGATCTTCGCGGTACATTAGAACATGGCCGTGATGTGGTTATCGATACCAATGTCATTATCGAAGGTCATGTTGCATTGGGAAATAACGTACATATTGGATCGGGCTGCATTTTGAAAAATTGCGCCATCGGTGATGGCACTGTCATCAGCCCTTATACTGTGATCGAAGATTCTGAAATTGCTGCCGAATGTACGGTTGGGCCTTTTGCTCGTTTACGTCCGGGGTCTAAACTGGCGGAAAAAGCACACGTTGGCAATTTTGTGGAAATGAAAAAAACCTCCCTTGGTAAAGGTTCCAAGGCGGGTCACCTGACGTATCTGGGCGATTCTGAAATCGGCAATAATGTGAATATTGGTGCGGGAACGATCACTTGTAATTACGATGGTGCCAATAAATTTAAAACCATCATCGGTGATGATGTGTTTGTGGGTTCCGATACCCAGCTTGTTGCACCAGTCACAGTAGCTAAAGGTGTGACCATTGGCGCAGGCACCACAGTAACAAAAGACGTAGCTGAAAATGAACTGGTCATCAGCCGCGTGAAACAAACTCATATTCAGGGCTGGCAACGTCCTGTTAAGAAAAAATAA
- the atpF gene encoding F0F1 ATP synthase subunit B has product MNINATILGQAIAFVLFVLFCMKYVWPPIMAAIEKRQKEITDGLASAERAKKNLDLAQANATDQLKKAKADAQAIIEQANKQKAQIIDDAKTEAELERNKIVAQAQAEIDAERKRAREELRKQVAMLAIAGAEKIIERSVDEAANSDIVDKLVAEL; this is encoded by the coding sequence TTGAATATTAACGCAACAATCCTCGGCCAGGCCATCGCGTTTGTCCTGTTTGTTTTGTTCTGCATGAAGTATGTATGGCCACCAATTATGGCGGCCATTGAAAAGCGTCAGAAAGAAATTACTGACGGTTTGGCTTCAGCAGAACGTGCTAAAAAGAACCTGGACTTAGCGCAAGCCAATGCGACCGACCAACTGAAAAAAGCGAAAGCTGATGCGCAAGCTATCATTGAGCAGGCTAATAAACAAAAAGCCCAGATTATTGATGATGCCAAAACAGAAGCTGAGCTGGAACGTAACAAGATTGTAGCGCAGGCCCAGGCTGAAATTGACGCTGAACGCAAACGCGCTCGTGAAGAGTTACGTAAACAGGTTGCGATGCTGGCTATCGCAGGTGCCGAGAAAATCATCGAACGTTCCGTGGATGAAGCTGCTAACAGCGACATCGTTGATAAACTGGTCGCTGAACTGTAA
- the atpA gene encoding F0F1 ATP synthase subunit alpha — protein MQLNSTEISELIKQRIAQFNVVSEAHNEGTIVSVNDGIIRIHGLADVMQGEMISLPGNRYAIALNLERDSVGAVVMGPYADLAEGMKVKCTGRILEVPVGRGLLGRVVNTLGEPIDGKGALENDGFSPVEVIAPGVIDRQSVDQPVQTGYKSVDAMIPIGRGQRELVIGDRQTGKTALAIDAIINQRDSGIKCIYVAIGQKASTISNVVRKLEEHNALANTIVVVASASESAALQYLAPYSGCAMGEYFRDRGEDALIVYDDLSKQAVAYRQVSLLLRRPPGREAFPGDVFYLHSRLLERAARVNADYVEKFTNGEVKGKTGSLTALPIIETQAGDVSAFVPTNVISITDGQIFLESALFNAGIRPAVNPGISVSRVGGAAQTKIIKKLSGGIRTALAQYRELAAFSQFASDLDDATRKQLDHGQKVTELLKQKQYQPMSVAQQALSLFAAERGYLEDVEIAKVVSFESALLAYANREHSDLLKEIDQSGDYNGEIEAKLTALLDSFKATQSW, from the coding sequence ATGCAACTGAATTCCACCGAAATCAGCGAACTGATCAAACAGCGTATTGCTCAGTTCAATGTCGTGAGCGAAGCTCACAACGAAGGTACGATTGTTTCCGTTAACGACGGTATCATTCGTATCCACGGTTTAGCCGATGTCATGCAGGGTGAAATGATTTCTCTGCCTGGCAACCGTTACGCAATTGCACTGAACCTGGAGCGCGACTCTGTGGGTGCGGTTGTGATGGGTCCGTATGCTGACCTGGCCGAAGGCATGAAAGTCAAATGTACTGGCCGCATTCTGGAAGTACCTGTTGGTCGTGGTCTGCTCGGTCGTGTTGTTAACACACTGGGTGAGCCAATCGATGGCAAAGGCGCTCTTGAGAATGATGGTTTCTCTCCTGTTGAAGTTATTGCTCCGGGGGTTATCGACCGTCAATCCGTTGACCAGCCTGTCCAGACAGGTTACAAATCCGTTGATGCCATGATCCCAATTGGCCGTGGTCAGCGTGAGCTGGTTATCGGTGACCGTCAGACGGGTAAAACCGCTCTGGCTATTGATGCGATCATCAACCAACGTGATTCTGGTATCAAATGTATCTATGTTGCAATTGGTCAGAAAGCATCTACCATTTCCAACGTAGTTCGTAAACTGGAAGAGCACAACGCTCTGGCTAATACGATTGTCGTTGTTGCATCCGCTTCTGAATCTGCGGCCCTGCAATATCTGGCACCTTATTCTGGCTGTGCGATGGGTGAATACTTCCGTGATCGCGGCGAAGATGCTCTGATTGTTTACGATGACCTGTCTAAACAGGCTGTTGCTTACCGTCAGGTTTCTCTGTTGCTGCGTCGTCCACCTGGACGTGAAGCATTCCCTGGTGACGTTTTCTATCTGCACTCCCGTCTGCTGGAGCGTGCAGCGCGTGTTAACGCTGATTATGTGGAAAAATTCACCAACGGCGAAGTGAAAGGTAAAACGGGTTCTCTGACTGCATTACCAATCATTGAAACTCAGGCTGGTGACGTTTCTGCGTTCGTACCAACAAACGTTATCTCCATTACCGATGGTCAGATCTTCCTTGAATCTGCTCTGTTCAACGCAGGTATCCGTCCGGCGGTTAACCCAGGGATCTCCGTATCCCGTGTAGGTGGTGCTGCTCAGACTAAGATAATCAAGAAACTGTCTGGTGGTATCCGTACAGCTCTGGCTCAGTACCGTGAATTAGCTGCATTCTCACAGTTTGCTTCTGATCTGGATGATGCAACTCGCAAGCAGTTGGATCATGGTCAGAAAGTCACTGAGCTGTTGAAACAGAAACAGTATCAGCCAATGTCCGTTGCACAGCAGGCTCTGTCTCTGTTTGCAGCTGAACGTGGCTATCTGGAAGATGTCGAAATCGCGAAAGTGGTCAGTTTCGAATCTGCGCTGTTAGCTTATGCTAACCGTGAACATTCTGATCTTCTCAAAGAGATTGACCAGTCTGGTGACTACAACGGAGAGATCGAAGCGAAGCTGACAGCTCTGTTGGATTCCTTCAAGGCGACTCAGTCCTGGTAA
- the atpE gene encoding F0F1 ATP synthase subunit C, with protein sequence MENLNMDLLYMAAAILMGLAAIGAAIGIGILGGKFLEGAARQPDLIPLLRTQFFIVMGLVDAIPMIAVGLGLFMMFAVGGQ encoded by the coding sequence ATGGAAAACCTGAATATGGATCTGCTGTACATGGCTGCCGCTATTCTGATGGGTCTGGCTGCTATTGGTGCTGCGATCGGTATCGGCATCCTCGGAGGTAAATTTTTGGAAGGCGCTGCTCGTCAGCCTGATCTGATTCCTCTGCTGCGTACACAGTTCTTTATCGTTATGGGTCTGGTTGACGCCATCCCTATGATCGCTGTGGGCCTGGGCTTATTTATGATGTTCGCTGTCGGCGGTCAGTAA
- the atpD gene encoding F0F1 ATP synthase subunit beta, with product MATGKIIQVIGAVVDVEFPQDSVPKVYNALEVKNSEEKLVLEVQQQLGGGIVRCIAMGTSDGLRRGLDAIDLGHPIEVPVGKATLGRIMNVLGDPIDMKGEIGEEERWSIHRTAPSYEELSSSQELLETGIKVMDLICPFAKGGKVGLFGGAGVGKTVNMMELIRNIAIEHSGYSVFAGVGERTREGNDFYHEMTDSNVLDKVSLVYGQMNEPPGNRLRVALTGLTMAEKFRDEGRDVLLFVDNIYRYTLAGTEVSALLGRMPSAVGYQPTLAEEMGVLQERITSTKTGSITSVQAVYVPADDLTDPSPATTFAHLDATVVLSRQIASLGIYPAVDPLDSTSRQLDPLVVGQEHYDVARGVQSILQRYQELKDIIAILGMDELSEEDKLVVARARKIQRFLSQPFFVAEVFTGSPGKFVSLKETIRGFKGILEGDYDHLPEQAFYMVGTIDEAVEKAKKM from the coding sequence ATGGCTACTGGAAAGATTATCCAGGTAATCGGCGCCGTGGTGGACGTCGAATTCCCTCAGGACAGCGTACCAAAGGTATACAATGCTCTTGAGGTTAAAAACAGTGAAGAAAAACTGGTGCTGGAAGTTCAGCAGCAGCTGGGCGGTGGTATCGTTCGCTGTATCGCAATGGGTACCTCTGATGGTCTGCGCCGTGGTTTGGACGCGATTGATTTAGGGCACCCAATTGAAGTTCCGGTGGGTAAAGCGACACTGGGCCGTATCATGAACGTATTGGGTGATCCAATCGACATGAAAGGTGAGATTGGCGAAGAAGAGCGCTGGTCGATTCACCGTACAGCACCAAGCTATGAAGAATTGTCCAGCTCTCAGGAACTGCTGGAAACCGGTATCAAGGTTATGGACTTGATCTGCCCATTTGCTAAGGGTGGTAAAGTTGGTCTGTTCGGTGGTGCGGGTGTAGGTAAAACCGTTAACATGATGGAACTGATCCGTAACATCGCTATCGAACACTCCGGTTACTCTGTATTTGCCGGTGTGGGTGAACGTACCCGTGAAGGTAACGACTTCTATCATGAAATGACCGATTCAAACGTACTGGATAAAGTATCTCTGGTATATGGTCAGATGAACGAGCCACCAGGAAACCGTCTGCGTGTAGCACTGACGGGTCTGACTATGGCTGAGAAATTCCGTGATGAAGGCCGTGACGTTCTGTTGTTCGTCGATAACATTTACCGTTATACCCTGGCAGGAACAGAAGTATCTGCACTGTTGGGTCGTATGCCATCTGCGGTAGGTTATCAGCCGACACTGGCGGAAGAGATGGGCGTTCTTCAGGAACGTATCACTTCAACCAAAACGGGCTCCATCACTTCCGTACAGGCGGTTTACGTCCCTGCAGATGACTTGACTGACCCATCACCAGCGACCACCTTTGCTCACTTGGATGCAACCGTCGTATTGAGCCGTCAGATTGCTTCACTGGGTATTTACCCGGCGGTTGACCCACTGGATTCAACCAGTCGTCAGCTTGACCCACTGGTTGTTGGTCAGGAGCACTATGATGTGGCGCGTGGTGTACAGTCTATCCTGCAGCGTTATCAGGAACTGAAAGACATCATCGCGATTCTGGGTATGGATGAACTGTCTGAAGAAGATAAACTGGTTGTGGCACGTGCCCGTAAGATCCAGCGCTTCTTGTCTCAGCCATTCTTCGTTGCAGAAGTCTTCACTGGCTCACCAGGTAAGTTCGTCTCTCTGAAAGAAACCATTCGTGGCTTTAAGGGCATCCTGGAGGGTGATTATGACCACCTGCCAGAACAGGCGTTCTACATGGTTGGTACCATCGACGAAGCTGTAGAAAAAGCGAAGAAGATGTAA
- the glmS gene encoding glutamine--fructose-6-phosphate transaminase (isomerizing) — translation MCGIVGAVAQRDIAEILIEGLRRLEYRGYDSAGLAVVDSENGMTRLREVGKVQMLADEAGKQPVTGGTGIAHTRWATHGEPNELNAHPHVSEHIAVVHNGIIENYEELRELLKERGYTFFSDTDTETIAHLVHWEQKQGGSLLEVVQRVIPQLRGAYGTVIMDSRHPDVLVAARSGSPLVIGLGVGENFLASDQLALLPVTRRFIYLEEGDIVEITRRTVRIFDVTGAAVEREQIESNVQYDAGDKGIYRHYMQKEIYEQPMAIKSTLEGRLSHGQVDLSELGANAEELLSQVEHIQIVACGTSYNAGMVSRYWFESLAGIPCDVEIASEFRYRKPARRKGSLLITLSQSGETADTLAALRLSKELGYLTSLVICNVAGSSLVRESDFALMTKAGAEIGVASTKAFTTQLTVLLMLVAYMGRLKGADAALEQDVVHALQALPSRIESMLSKDKVIEALAEDFSEKHHALFLGRGDQYPIAVEGALKLKEISYIHAEAYAAGELKHGPLALIDADMPVIIVAPNNELLEKLKSNIEEVRARGGQLYVFADQDAGFTNSENMKIISLPHVEDLIAPIFYTVPLQLLSYHVALIKGTDVDQPRNLAKSVTVE, via the coding sequence ATGTGTGGAATTGTTGGTGCAGTAGCACAACGTGATATTGCAGAAATACTGATCGAAGGTCTTCGTCGCCTGGAATACCGTGGTTATGACTCAGCCGGTTTGGCTGTGGTTGACAGTGAAAACGGTATGACCCGTCTGCGTGAAGTCGGCAAAGTACAGATGCTGGCTGATGAAGCAGGTAAACAGCCTGTCACTGGTGGTACGGGGATCGCTCATACTCGTTGGGCGACGCATGGTGAGCCGAATGAGCTCAATGCCCATCCTCATGTTTCTGAACATATTGCGGTTGTACATAACGGCATTATTGAAAACTATGAAGAACTGCGTGAATTATTAAAAGAGCGCGGTTATACCTTCTTTTCTGATACAGATACCGAAACCATCGCCCATCTTGTTCACTGGGAACAGAAACAGGGTGGTTCGTTGTTGGAAGTGGTTCAGCGTGTGATCCCACAATTGCGTGGCGCTTATGGCACCGTAATTATGGACAGCCGTCATCCTGACGTGCTGGTGGCCGCTCGTTCAGGCAGCCCGCTGGTGATTGGCCTTGGCGTTGGTGAAAACTTCCTCGCATCTGATCAACTGGCGCTATTACCGGTGACTCGCCGCTTTATCTATCTGGAAGAGGGTGACATCGTTGAAATCACCCGTCGTACCGTTCGCATCTTTGATGTCACAGGTGCAGCCGTTGAGCGTGAGCAGATTGAATCCAACGTTCAGTATGATGCAGGTGACAAAGGTATTTACCGTCACTACATGCAAAAAGAGATCTACGAACAACCGATGGCAATTAAGAGCACGCTGGAAGGGCGTTTAAGTCATGGTCAGGTAGATCTGTCAGAACTGGGTGCCAATGCTGAAGAATTACTGTCTCAGGTTGAACACATTCAAATCGTTGCCTGCGGTACGTCTTACAATGCGGGCATGGTTTCACGCTACTGGTTTGAATCTTTGGCAGGTATTCCCTGTGATGTGGAAATCGCCTCTGAATTCCGTTACCGCAAGCCAGCACGTCGTAAGGGAAGTTTGCTGATCACCTTGTCTCAGTCTGGTGAAACGGCTGATACTTTGGCTGCACTGCGTTTATCCAAAGAACTGGGCTATCTGACTTCGCTGGTCATCTGTAACGTTGCCGGTTCCTCTCTGGTACGTGAATCAGACTTTGCCCTGATGACCAAAGCAGGAGCAGAAATCGGCGTTGCATCTACCAAAGCATTTACCACCCAGCTGACCGTATTATTGATGCTGGTGGCTTACATGGGGCGCCTGAAAGGTGCTGACGCAGCATTAGAACAAGATGTTGTCCACGCACTGCAAGCATTGCCAAGCCGCATTGAAAGCATGTTGTCGAAAGACAAAGTCATTGAAGCACTGGCAGAAGATTTCTCTGAGAAACATCATGCCCTGTTCCTTGGACGTGGCGATCAATACCCGATCGCGGTTGAAGGCGCACTGAAACTGAAAGAGATCTCTTACATTCACGCGGAAGCCTATGCTGCCGGTGAATTGAAACATGGCCCGTTGGCATTGATCGATGCGGATATGCCAGTGATCATTGTTGCACCAAACAATGAACTGCTGGAAAAACTGAAATCTAACATCGAAGAAGTCCGCGCCCGTGGCGGCCAGCTATATGTGTTCGCTGATCAGGATGCAGGTTTTACCAACAGCGAAAACATGAAGATCATCTCCCTGCCACACGTGGAAGATCTGATCGCGCCGATCTTCTATACCGTTCCACTGCAATTGTTGTCTTACCACGTTGCCTTGATCAAGGGAACTGATGTTGATCAGCCACGTAACTTGGCGAAATCGGTGACGGTGGAGTAA
- the atpH gene encoding F0F1 ATP synthase subunit delta produces the protein MSEFATVARPYAKAAFDFAVEHQSLEHWQNMLAFVAEVTRNEQVGELLSGSLAPETLANTFITLCGEQVDEHAQNFIRVMAENGRLLVLPEVFQQFTQLRASLESTINVEVISASELNEQQQAKISAAMEKRLSRKVKLNCKIDKSVIAGVVIRAGDMVIDGSIRGRLDRLTDVLQS, from the coding sequence ATGTCTGAATTTGCTACGGTAGCTCGCCCCTACGCCAAAGCAGCTTTTGACTTTGCTGTAGAGCACCAATCTCTCGAACATTGGCAGAACATGCTGGCGTTCGTTGCTGAGGTTACTCGCAATGAGCAGGTTGGTGAGCTGCTTTCCGGTTCATTGGCACCGGAAACGTTAGCCAATACCTTCATCACCCTTTGTGGTGAGCAGGTAGATGAGCATGCTCAGAACTTTATTCGTGTAATGGCAGAAAATGGTCGCTTGCTGGTACTGCCAGAAGTCTTCCAGCAATTTACCCAATTGCGTGCGTCACTTGAATCAACCATCAATGTTGAAGTGATTTCTGCGTCTGAATTGAATGAGCAGCAGCAGGCTAAAATTTCTGCGGCGATGGAAAAACGTCTGTCACGCAAAGTGAAGCTGAATTGCAAAATTGACAAGTCTGTTATCGCCGGTGTGGTTATCCGCGCAGGTGATATGGTGATCGATGGCAGCATTCGCGGCCGTCTGGATCGTTTAACAGACGTCTTGCAGTCTTAA